The Candidatus Angelobacter sp. region GTTCCCGCCTGAATGGCAACCACCGAAGGTTCACGCAAAACAATCCCCTGATCACGAACATAAACGAGGGAATTCGCGGTCCCAAGATCTATCCCAATGTCATTGGAAAACAGACTCTTAAGTTGCGCGAACATGGATTGTGCCTAGCACCGTAACACCTTAAATGTGACTCCGCGTGACGGTCAAGACTATTAACAGGTTGTTCACCAGTGTTGGAGGTCCGACCGAAACGGGAGAGACTTTCAGGCGTTCTGGCAGCTAAAGGCAAGTGGTGCCAGAGGAGGGATTTGAACCCCCGACCAAAGGCTTATGAGTCCTCTGCTCTACCACTGAGCTACTCTGGCACGCGCGAAAGACAATCATTTGCGGACGCGTTGCGGTCTGTCAAACGGAATGATGCCCCCAACATGTTCCCGTGCAGGACCGAGGACAATCCGAGAGAGCCGCAAAAGTGCTTTACACCTACTTTCGCGAAACTTAGACTCGCTCCCTCTTAAAAAAATAACCGATGAAATTGGCGGACAGTATGGAAGAAAAAACGAAGATGATTCAAGATTTTCGGATTCACGAGCGGGACACCGGTTCGGCGGACGTGCAGATCGCCTTGTTGACGCAGCGCATCAATCATTTGACCGATCATTTGCAGAAGAACGTCAAGGACCACAGCTCAAGACGGGGTCTGCTCAAGATGGTCGGCCAGCGCCGGCGGTTGCTCGA contains the following coding sequences:
- the rpsO gene encoding 30S ribosomal protein S15, which codes for MKLADSMEEKTKMIQDFRIHERDTGSADVQIALLTQRINHLTDHLQKNVKDHSSRRGLLKMVGQRRRLLDYLHTADAGRYQALTRKLKLRK